One Clostridium estertheticum DNA segment encodes these proteins:
- a CDS encoding PHP domain-containing protein, translating to MYNRGDFHLHTNASDGKLSPKELIYTASTRGLDIIAITDHDTTLNVEEGIREGLIENIRVVPAIELSTIHNKESIHILGYFKDDKYKNGVFQNYLKDMENYRVLRAEKIVENLDTFFKIKLDYQKILDDAKGVIARPHIAKAIINAGYKYDWKYIFDNLLSNDSPAYVQTKKISTADGISMLKKVNALVVLAHPVLIKNSSIDEMLCFDFDGIEAVYPINTKKQKSFLKAKAKEYNKFVTAGSDFHGITTSDTSHGVIGSVFLSHNELAIFVNELDK from the coding sequence ATGTACAATAGAGGTGATTTCCATCTTCATACAAATGCATCTGATGGAAAACTAAGTCCTAAGGAATTAATTTATACAGCTTCTACAAGAGGTTTAGATATTATTGCAATAACAGATCATGATACTACTTTAAATGTTGAAGAAGGAATTAGGGAGGGTTTAATTGAAAATATAAGGGTAGTACCTGCCATAGAGCTCTCCACTATTCACAATAAAGAAAGCATTCATATTTTAGGTTATTTTAAAGACGATAAGTATAAAAATGGAGTTTTTCAAAATTACTTAAAGGATATGGAAAATTATAGAGTATTAAGAGCTGAAAAAATAGTTGAGAATCTAGATACATTTTTCAAAATAAAATTAGATTACCAGAAAATTTTAGATGATGCTAAAGGTGTAATAGCTAGACCTCATATAGCTAAAGCTATAATCAATGCTGGTTACAAATATGATTGGAAATATATATTTGATAATTTGCTTTCAAACGATAGCCCTGCATACGTGCAAACCAAGAAAATTTCAACAGCTGATGGTATATCGATGTTAAAGAAAGTTAACGCATTAGTAGTACTTGCACACCCTGTGCTTATTAAGAATTCTTCTATAGATGAAATGTTGTGTTTTGATTTTGATGGTATTGAGGCCGTCTATCCAATAAATACAAAAAAACAAAAGTCTTTTCTAAAAGCAAAGGCTAAAGAATACAATAAGTTTGTTACTGCAGGTTCAGATTTCCATGGAATTACAACTTCAGATACAAGTCATGGTGTCATTGGTTCAGTTTTCCTAAGTCATAATGAACTAGCTATATTTGTAAACGAATTAGACAAATAA
- a CDS encoding DUF896 domain-containing protein yields the protein MSIDELTNRINFLYKKSKEQGLTDEEKVEQKELRQRYIDNVKRNFRSQLDTIVKVEQKDLKQ from the coding sequence ATGAGTATAGATGAGTTAACTAATAGGATAAATTTCCTTTATAAGAAAAGCAAAGAGCAGGGACTTACAGATGAGGAGAAGGTAGAGCAAAAAGAATTAAGACAAAGGTATATTGACAATGTTAAAAGAAATTTTAGATCACAATTAGATACAATTGTGAAAGTAGAACAGAAGGATCTAAAACAATAA
- the hprK gene encoding HPr(Ser) kinase/phosphatase translates to MAVTIEELIEHFNLEILVEGDKGKLITVSDINRPGLQIAGFYQYFDNKRVQLIGMAEWSFLDCMEVELRKKRINKYFKLDPLCVIFTRHLEPHTEILNAAKGNGQWVLRTKLISTRFISKLTNYLDTKLAPETRLHGVLVDVYGIGILLSGESGIGKSECALELIKRGHRLIADDAVDIKEIDGILMGSCPYITSGMLEVRGMGIIDIPAIYGMSSVLNTKTISILISLTLWNENEEYDRLGIDNEFMDILNVPLRKITLPIRPGRNIAVIIEAAAANYRYSLNSKITPVETINMRIEEVTAARNN, encoded by the coding sequence ATGGCTGTTACAATAGAGGAATTAATAGAGCATTTTAATTTGGAAATTTTAGTAGAAGGGGACAAGGGTAAATTAATTACTGTTAGTGATATTAATAGACCTGGGCTTCAAATTGCAGGATTTTACCAGTATTTTGATAATAAGAGAGTGCAATTAATAGGCATGGCAGAGTGGAGTTTTCTAGATTGCATGGAAGTAGAGCTGAGGAAGAAACGAATTAACAAATATTTTAAATTAGATCCGCTTTGTGTTATTTTTACTAGGCATTTGGAACCTCATACGGAAATTCTCAATGCAGCAAAGGGAAATGGACAGTGGGTTTTACGAACTAAATTAATTTCTACAAGATTTATAAGTAAGCTTACAAATTACTTAGACACTAAGCTGGCTCCAGAAACTAGACTTCATGGGGTTCTAGTAGACGTTTATGGTATTGGAATATTATTAAGTGGTGAAAGTGGCATAGGTAAGAGCGAATGTGCCTTAGAATTAATAAAGAGGGGTCATAGACTCATTGCAGACGATGCAGTAGACATTAAAGAAATTGATGGTATACTCATGGGAAGTTGTCCATATATAACCTCAGGCATGCTGGAAGTCAGGGGTATGGGAATAATAGATATTCCAGCGATTTATGGTATGAGTTCCGTTCTAAACACTAAGACTATTAGCATATTGATTTCCCTTACTCTGTGGAACGAGAATGAAGAATACGATAGGCTTGGTATAGATAATGAATTTATGGATATACTAAACGTGCCTTTAAGAAAAATAACGCTACCAATTAGGCCTGGTAGAAATATAGCAGTGATTATAGAAGCTGCTGCAGCTAATTATAGATATAGTTTAAATTCTAAGATAACACCTGTTGAAACCATAAATATGAGAATAGAAGAAGTAACCGCCGCTCGTAATAATTAA
- the folP gene encoding dihydropteroate synthase yields the protein MKIGNLDFEIGKRTYIMGILNITPDSFSDGGRFNDIEAAIKHAKEMVYDGADIIDIGGESTRPGHKFVSEEEEIKRVVPIIEALKREIEVPISVDTYKGKVAELAIKAGAAMINDIWGFKKDACIAKVAAKYNVPCCLMHNRDNRKYNNLMVDILADLEESISIAIKAGVKRENIIVDPGIGFAKSYEDNLKTMNNLEKLNSLGYPILLGTSRKSMIGFAMDLPVSERLEGTLATTAIGIMKGCEFIRVHDILENKRVCAMTDAIYRI from the coding sequence ATGAAAATAGGAAATTTAGACTTTGAAATAGGAAAAAGAACATATATAATGGGAATTTTAAATATTACACCGGATTCTTTTTCTGATGGAGGAAGATTTAATGATATTGAAGCAGCTATAAAGCATGCAAAAGAGATGGTTTATGATGGAGCAGATATTATTGATATTGGCGGCGAATCTACAAGACCAGGACATAAGTTTGTAAGTGAAGAGGAAGAAATTAAAAGAGTAGTTCCTATTATAGAGGCTTTAAAGAGGGAAATAGAGGTTCCTATTTCCGTGGATACATATAAAGGTAAGGTGGCAGAACTTGCCATAAAAGCAGGAGCAGCTATGATTAATGATATCTGGGGGTTTAAGAAGGACGCGTGCATTGCGAAAGTCGCAGCTAAGTATAATGTGCCTTGTTGTTTAATGCATAATAGAGATAATAGAAAATACAATAATTTAATGGTGGATATATTAGCGGATTTAGAAGAAAGCATTTCAATTGCAATAAAGGCAGGGGTTAAACGTGAAAATATAATAGTAGACCCAGGCATTGGGTTTGCAAAAAGCTATGAGGATAATTTAAAAACTATGAATAACCTAGAAAAGCTAAATAGCTTAGGATATCCAATACTGCTTGGAACCTCACGAAAATCCATGATAGGATTTGCAATGGATTTACCTGTAAGTGAAAGGCTAGAGGGGACCTTGGCAACCACAGCTATTGGGATAATGAAGGGTTGCGAATTTATAAGAGTGCATGATATACTCGAGAATAAAAGAGTTTGCGCTATGACGGATGCTATATATAGAATTTAA
- the pabB gene encoding aminodeoxychorismate synthase component I codes for MKLLIEKFHTRLDGFEIYSLFKEDLNTILLDSARDEETLGRYSFIGINCFLTFKSKNGQCYKGEEVYIGDTFEELDKIIKEYSIENNTDLPFVSGGMGYFSYDLAREIEELPNIAKEDIDIPYCCYNFYDNIIILDNLYKSVYITALGILKPQKDSIRGIAERIENGHEIAYEEVGSIVNKFTSDFEKNHYIHTVSKVRDYIKSGDIYITNLTQRFSCNTRKSTYEIYKDLRHVNPAPFAALMNFEDFNIICSSPERFLSIKNRMVETRPIKGTMPRGMDAEEDLRNKNILINSEKDKAELLMVVDLERNDLSKVCKPNSVKVTELFKLEEYSTVFHLVSTVVGQLKEGISPLECIKACFPGGSITGTPKIRSMEIIDELEPVGRNIYTGALGYLGFDGNVDLNIIIRTILIKDNQAHFGVGGGITWDSDEECEYDETLDKARALMRVL; via the coding sequence ATGAAGCTGCTAATTGAAAAATTCCACACCAGGCTTGATGGATTTGAGATATATTCACTATTTAAAGAGGATTTAAATACTATATTATTAGATAGTGCTAGGGACGAGGAAACACTAGGAAGATATTCGTTTATAGGGATCAACTGTTTTTTAACATTTAAAAGTAAAAATGGCCAGTGCTATAAGGGCGAAGAAGTATATATTGGGGACACCTTTGAAGAGTTAGATAAAATTATAAAAGAATATTCTATAGAAAATAATACTGATCTGCCCTTTGTATCTGGAGGTATGGGATACTTTTCCTACGACCTTGCTAGGGAAATTGAAGAGCTACCTAATATAGCCAAGGAGGATATAGATATACCATATTGCTGCTATAATTTTTATGATAATATTATTATCTTAGATAATCTTTACAAAAGTGTTTATATAACTGCCCTAGGCATACTTAAGCCGCAGAAAGACAGTATTCGAGGTATTGCAGAGCGGATAGAAAATGGCCATGAAATTGCATATGAAGAAGTAGGAAGTATAGTGAATAAATTTACTTCAGACTTTGAAAAGAATCATTATATCCATACTGTATCAAAGGTAAGAGATTATATAAAAAGCGGAGATATATATATTACGAATTTAACTCAAAGATTTAGTTGTAACACTCGTAAAAGTACATATGAGATATACAAAGACTTAAGACATGTAAATCCAGCTCCTTTTGCTGCACTTATGAACTTTGAAGATTTTAATATAATATGCTCTTCACCAGAAAGATTTCTGTCAATTAAAAATAGAATGGTAGAAACCAGACCCATAAAAGGTACCATGCCAAGAGGAATGGATGCAGAAGAGGACTTAAGAAATAAAAACATACTAATAAACAGCGAAAAGGACAAAGCTGAACTTTTGATGGTGGTGGATCTAGAACGAAATGATTTAAGTAAAGTATGTAAGCCTAATTCAGTTAAAGTAACAGAGCTTTTTAAATTAGAGGAGTATAGCACAGTATTTCATTTGGTATCTACAGTAGTAGGTCAGTTAAAAGAGGGGATAAGCCCACTAGAATGCATTAAGGCTTGTTTTCCCGGAGGTTCCATAACAGGAACACCTAAAATACGTTCAATGGAGATTATTGATGAATTAGAGCCGGTAGGTCGAAATATATATACGGGGGCACTGGGATATTTGGGGTTTGACGGAAATGTAGATTTGAATATAATTATTAGAACAATCTTAATAAAAGATAATCAGGCTCATTTTGGTGTAGGTGGTGGAATAACTTGGGATTCTGATGAAGAATGTGAATATGATGAAACCTTAGATAAAGCAAGGGCACTGATGAGAGTTTTATAG
- a CDS encoding transposase: protein MARKKRLKAADAIFHIICKSISEVDLYRDSEDKEKYLSFVKKYKKLYNVKIYGYCLMDNHAHLLVDANGADISKVMHGINFSYAMYFNKKHEREGHLFKDRFKSKIVDNEQYLKTVSLYIHNNPTDIGEFKDCPEKYAFSSLGIYIGKRRDHFNIVDYGFVLGFFGDGLENARKNYYSLVFGCDDEKLKEEIEFKDEKTEYRSGRNILFRNFTPEAIIEFISLKLKISKSLFNIKYSRKLLHAKALTIVLMKSLGNFKSIDISGVLGNITQARISKLTSIGIELIGTDEKYENIIGEFIKVCT from the coding sequence ATGGCAAGAAAGAAAAGATTAAAAGCAGCTGATGCTATATTTCATATTATCTGCAAAAGTATCAGTGAGGTAGATTTATATAGGGATTCTGAAGATAAGGAAAAGTATTTATCCTTTGTAAAGAAGTATAAAAAGCTTTATAATGTTAAAATTTACGGGTACTGCCTTATGGATAACCATGCACATTTATTGGTTGATGCTAATGGTGCAGATATATCAAAAGTCATGCACGGAATAAATTTTTCTTATGCAATGTATTTTAATAAAAAACATGAAAGGGAAGGACATCTTTTTAAAGATAGATTCAAGAGTAAAATAGTTGATAATGAGCAATATTTGAAGACTGTATCGTTATATATACATAATAACCCTACAGATATAGGTGAATTTAAAGATTGTCCTGAAAAATATGCCTTTTCTAGTTTAGGAATATATATTGGTAAGAGACGTGACCATTTCAACATAGTTGATTATGGATTTGTCTTGGGATTTTTTGGTGATGGACTTGAAAATGCAAGGAAAAACTACTATAGTCTTGTTTTTGGATGTGATGACGAAAAATTAAAAGAAGAAATTGAATTTAAGGATGAAAAAACAGAATATAGAAGTGGAAGAAATATACTTTTTAGAAATTTCACGCCTGAAGCTATAATAGAATTCATATCCTTGAAGTTGAAAATATCAAAGAGTCTTTTTAATATTAAGTACAGTAGAAAGCTTTTACATGCAAAAGCATTAACAATTGTTTTAATGAAGAGCCTCGGTAATTTTAAGTCCATTGATATATCAGGTGTGCTTGGAAATATTACACAGGCTAGAATATCTAAATTAACAAGCATCGGTATTGAATTAATTGGAACTGACGAAAAATATGAAAATATTATTGGGGAATTTATCAAAGTATGTACTTAG
- a CDS encoding FprA family A-type flavoprotein produces MQTTKLKDNIYWIGVNNPELRVFDIIMETKKGTTYNSYIIDDEKVAIIDCVKDGYFEEFLGKIKGVIGERKVDYIIVQHTELDHSGSLAKFLEVYPEAVVVASNAAIKYLKEITNKGFNSKPALEEISLGKNTLKFISAPNLHWPDTIFTYVKEEKILFTCDVMGCHYSPVNCITDGCSGDYFDEMKYYFDVIMGPFKKFINMGLDKIKDLEFDIIAPSHGPIHVDDAKMYVDLYREWAKIEEIKEKNVQIFYVSAYGNTEKLGKYLAEKINENGIKAEAHEITSMNLSDIVELIEKASGIMIGSPTINQDAVKPAWDVLSLVCAITNRGKAAAAFGSYGWSGEGVPMLTQRLKSLKFKVVEEGLKCNFVPDTKEYELADKFVEAYLQLLN; encoded by the coding sequence ATGCAGACAACAAAGTTAAAAGACAATATTTATTGGATTGGTGTTAACAATCCTGAGCTTAGGGTATTTGATATTATAATGGAAACAAAGAAAGGAACTACTTATAATTCATATATAATAGATGATGAAAAAGTTGCTATAATAGATTGTGTTAAAGATGGTTATTTTGAAGAGTTTTTAGGTAAAATAAAAGGTGTTATCGGAGAAAGAAAAGTTGATTACATAATTGTTCAACATACAGAACTCGACCACAGTGGCTCGTTAGCTAAGTTCTTAGAAGTTTATCCAGAGGCAGTAGTTGTTGCTTCAAACGCTGCTATAAAATATTTAAAAGAAATTACTAATAAGGGATTTAATAGTAAGCCAGCATTAGAAGAGATTTCTTTAGGTAAAAACACTTTAAAATTTATTTCTGCACCAAATTTACATTGGCCTGATACAATATTTACATATGTTAAGGAAGAAAAAATATTGTTTACTTGTGATGTAATGGGTTGCCACTACTCACCAGTAAATTGCATAACGGATGGCTGCTCAGGTGACTATTTTGATGAAATGAAATATTATTTTGATGTTATAATGGGACCTTTTAAAAAGTTTATAAATATGGGCCTGGATAAAATCAAAGATTTAGAATTTGATATAATAGCACCAAGCCATGGACCTATACATGTAGATGATGCTAAAATGTATGTGGACCTTTATAGAGAGTGGGCTAAAATTGAGGAAATAAAAGAGAAAAATGTTCAGATTTTTTATGTTTCTGCTTATGGTAATACTGAAAAACTTGGAAAATATTTAGCAGAGAAAATTAATGAGAATGGTATAAAAGCTGAGGCTCATGAAATTACATCCATGAATTTAAGCGATATTGTGGAATTAATTGAAAAAGCTAGTGGCATTATGATAGGTTCTCCGACTATTAATCAAGATGCTGTAAAACCTGCTTGGGACGTTTTATCTCTTGTGTGTGCAATAACCAACAGAGGTAAGGCTGCAGCAGCTTTTGGATCATATGGATGGAGTGGAGAAGGAGTTCCTATGCTTACACAAAGGCTAAAGTCTTTAAAATTTAAAGTGGTAGAGGAAGGATTAAAATGTAATTTTGTTCCGGATACCAAAGAATATGAGTTGGCTGACAAATTTGTGGAAGCGTATTTACAACTTTTAAACTAG
- a CDS encoding aminotransferase class IV, producing the protein MILINGNLSEGIISLDSGFFFGQGVFETILVKEKPIFLGAHIQRLNSGLITLGVNKKITEAEINAGVEKLSCKNCVLKIMVSEKNTIITKREIPYEQSDYDAGFSLGLSETRRNAYSNLTYVKSFNYVENIIERDKIIKKGYNEALFLNTEGFISEGAISNIFFEQKGIVFTPKIKCGLLPGIIRDFVIQNSLSIGVTIQEGEFTLDKLMEAQSVFITNSIMGIMKINKIGDKIFNESVVVSQIKRYYDRYVENNKE; encoded by the coding sequence ATGATACTTATAAATGGGAACTTAAGCGAAGGCATCATATCCTTAGATAGTGGTTTTTTCTTTGGACAGGGAGTCTTTGAGACTATATTAGTTAAAGAAAAACCAATATTTCTTGGGGCTCATATACAAAGATTAAATAGTGGACTTATCACACTTGGTGTAAATAAAAAGATTACTGAAGCTGAAATTAATGCTGGTGTGGAAAAGCTTAGCTGTAAAAACTGTGTGTTGAAGATTATGGTATCTGAGAAAAACACCATAATTACTAAAAGAGAAATTCCATATGAACAAAGTGATTATGATGCAGGGTTTTCCTTAGGATTAAGTGAGACACGGCGAAATGCATATTCGAATTTAACTTATGTGAAATCCTTTAATTACGTAGAGAATATAATTGAGCGGGACAAGATTATTAAAAAAGGCTATAATGAAGCACTATTTTTAAATACAGAGGGATTTATAAGTGAGGGAGCTATAAGTAATATATTTTTTGAGCAAAAGGGAATTGTTTTTACACCTAAGATTAAATGCGGATTACTACCGGGTATTATACGAGATTTTGTTATACAAAACTCATTATCTATAGGAGTTACAATCCAAGAAGGAGAGTTTACATTAGATAAATTAATGGAAGCTCAGAGCGTTTTTATAACTAATAGTATTATGGGCATAATGAAGATAAATAAAATCGGAGATAAAATTTTTAATGAAAGTGTGGTTGTATCACAAATAAAAAGGTATTATGATAGATATGTAGAAAATAATAAGGAATAA
- a CDS encoding HD domain-containing protein: MNDKINLIIENHSFQYNLRKIESLEKQRRFCLHDMQHLLDVARIMYIISLENNFNIPKYMIYAAALLHDIGRGEEYENMIPHNIASVRIAKDILEQCEYDMQEIDDILDAIGDHRNNNEKLNNLSYILYSSDKLSRNCAKCSAIYDCKWPVEKKNMKITY; this comes from the coding sequence ATGAATGATAAAATCAATCTTATTATAGAAAATCATAGCTTTCAATATAATTTAAGAAAGATAGAAAGCTTAGAAAAACAAAGACGATTCTGTTTGCATGATATGCAGCACCTTTTAGATGTGGCAAGAATTATGTACATAATAAGTTTAGAAAACAATTTTAATATACCCAAATATATGATTTATGCAGCTGCTCTTTTGCATGATATAGGCCGAGGAGAAGAATATGAAAATATGATTCCTCATAATATCGCTAGTGTAAGGATTGCTAAAGATATACTGGAGCAGTGCGAATATGATATGCAGGAGATAGATGATATTCTAGATGCTATAGGAGATCATAGGAATAATAATGAAAAGTTAAATAATTTAAGCTATATATTATATAGCAGTGACAAGCTTTCAAGAAATTGTGCTAAGTGCAGTGCAATTTATGATTGCAAATGGCCAGTGGAGAAGAAAAATATGAAGATAACATACTAA
- a CDS encoding anthranilate synthase component II, with protein MFLMIDNYDSFVYNLVRYFEELGEEILIYRNDKISFADIERIKPEAIIISPGPKSPEQAGKCMEIVEHFKDSIPILGVCLGHQIIGKVFGGRIIQGTQPVHGKVFEIEHRGKYIFKNIVSPMKVTRYHSLIIERASLPEVLEITSETEDGVIMGIRHKHYHVEGVQFHPEAELTEYGHEILKNFIDEVRM; from the coding sequence ATGTTTTTGATGATAGACAATTATGATTCATTTGTATACAACCTAGTTAGATACTTTGAAGAGCTAGGTGAGGAAATATTAATTTATAGAAACGATAAAATTTCATTTGCGGATATTGAGAGAATTAAACCAGAAGCCATAATTATTTCACCAGGTCCAAAATCACCAGAACAAGCAGGAAAATGCATGGAAATAGTAGAACATTTTAAAGATAGCATACCTATTTTAGGAGTATGTTTAGGACATCAGATTATTGGTAAGGTGTTTGGTGGAAGAATTATTCAAGGAACGCAGCCAGTACATGGAAAAGTATTTGAAATTGAACATAGAGGAAAATATATATTTAAAAATATTGTGAGTCCAATGAAGGTTACAAGATACCACTCATTAATAATAGAGAGAGCATCACTGCCTGAGGTATTAGAAATAACTAGTGAAACTGAGGACGGAGTTATAATGGGAATAAGACATAAGCATTATCACGTTGAAGGGGTGCAATTTCATCCTGAAGCAGAGCTTACGGAATATGGCCATGAAATTCTTAAAAATTTTATTGATGAGGTTAGAATGTAA
- a CDS encoding aspartyl-phosphate phosphatase Spo0E family protein codes for MNKRYKTMINKYKYVIKKYKYMNIKLRLIKRELESLRMILHFLLNFKKPTDKIVVSCSQQLDEVIIKYEKVKATCRKVA; via the coding sequence ATGAACAAGAGGTATAAAACTATGATTAACAAGTATAAATATGTAATCAAGAAGTATAAATATATGAATATTAAATTACGGCTTATAAAAAGAGAATTAGAATCATTAAGAATGATCCTACATTTTCTATTAAATTTTAAAAAGCCTACAGATAAAATAGTTGTATCTTGCAGTCAGCAATTAGATGAAGTTATCATTAAGTATGAAAAAGTTAAAGCCACTTGCAGAAAAGTGGCTTAA
- a CDS encoding aminopeptidase, with protein MSDVKDLEKKYELAWDKYTKSDLKKVFALSDNYIDFMSKCKTERECVTEFTILAEKNGYKNIDTYINAGATLKAGDKVYANCMGKTLALFLIGSEPIEKGFKILGAHVDSPRLDLKQNPLYEDSDLALVKTHYYGGVKKYQWVTIPLAIHGVVVKKDGTIVNIVIGEDEKEPVVGISDLLIHLSADQMKKTLDKGIEGEDLNVFMGSIPVEDKDAKNRVKLNILRLLNDKYDIDEEDFVSSELEVVPAGRARSYGLDSSMIMAYGHDDRVCAYTSYEALMNIKETDKTCIVLLVDKEEVGSIGATGMQSRFFENTVAEVVNLMGEYSDLKVRRALANSKMLSSDVSAAFDPNFPLVMEKRNAAYFGKGIVLNKYTGARGKGGCNDANPEFIAELRAIMAKHKISWQTSELGKVDQGGGGTIAYILAEYGMQVIDSGVALHNMHAPWEIASKADIYEACRAYEAFLIEI; from the coding sequence ATGTCTGATGTTAAAGATTTAGAGAAAAAATATGAATTAGCTTGGGATAAATACACTAAAAGTGATCTTAAAAAGGTCTTCGCATTATCTGACAATTACATAGATTTTATGTCAAAGTGTAAAACTGAAAGAGAGTGTGTAACTGAATTTACTATTTTAGCTGAAAAAAACGGTTACAAGAACATTGATACTTATATAAATGCAGGCGCTACATTAAAAGCTGGTGATAAAGTTTATGCAAACTGCATGGGAAAAACTTTAGCATTATTTTTAATCGGTTCTGAGCCTATTGAAAAGGGTTTTAAAATTTTAGGTGCTCATGTTGACTCACCAAGACTGGATTTAAAACAAAACCCATTATATGAGGATTCTGATTTAGCATTAGTTAAAACACATTATTATGGTGGAGTTAAGAAATATCAATGGGTTACTATACCTTTAGCTATACATGGCGTTGTGGTTAAGAAAGATGGCACAATAGTAAATATAGTAATAGGAGAAGATGAAAAAGAACCAGTAGTTGGAATATCAGATCTTTTAATTCACTTATCTGCAGACCAAATGAAAAAGACTTTAGACAAAGGTATTGAAGGCGAAGATTTAAACGTGTTTATGGGAAGTATACCAGTAGAAGACAAGGACGCTAAAAATAGAGTTAAGCTAAATATATTAAGACTTTTAAATGATAAATATGATATAGATGAAGAAGATTTTGTATCATCTGAACTCGAAGTAGTACCTGCAGGACGTGCTAGGAGTTATGGACTAGATAGCAGTATGATTATGGCCTATGGACATGATGACAGAGTTTGTGCTTATACATCATATGAGGCATTAATGAACATAAAAGAAACAGATAAAACTTGTATTGTTTTACTTGTGGATAAAGAAGAAGTAGGTAGTATTGGTGCAACCGGAATGCAATCTAGATTCTTTGAAAACACAGTAGCTGAAGTTGTTAATTTAATGGGAGAATATAGTGATTTAAAAGTAAGAAGAGCATTAGCTAATTCAAAAATGTTATCTTCTGATGTAAGTGCTGCTTTTGATCCAAACTTCCCATTAGTTATGGAAAAACGTAATGCTGCATACTTTGGTAAAGGTATAGTTTTAAACAAGTATACTGGAGCTCGTGGAAAAGGTGGATGCAACGATGCAAACCCAGAATTTATTGCAGAACTTAGAGCTATAATGGCCAAACATAAAATTTCATGGCAAACATCAGAGCTTGGCAAAGTGGACCAAGGCGGCGGTGGCACTATAGCTTATATATTAGCTGAGTATGGTATGCAGGTTATTGATTCAGGAGTTGCTCTTCATAACATGCATGCACCATGGGAAATTGCAAGTAAAGCAGATATTTATGAAGCTTGTAGAGCTTACGAAGCGTTCTTAATTGAGATTTAG